The Phoenix dactylifera cultivar Barhee BC4 chromosome 9, palm_55x_up_171113_PBpolish2nd_filt_p, whole genome shotgun sequence genome window below encodes:
- the LOC103710215 gene encoding transcription factor RAX2-like produces MGRAPCCDKTNVKRGPWSPEEDMALKSYLERHGTGGNWIALPQKAGLKRCGKSCRLRWLNYLRPDIKHGGFTEEEDNIICTLYNKIGSRWSVIATQLPGRTDNDVKNYWNTKLKKKMMAAQASLYSNITSSSSSSSATTTTTTTNTNLIHQTASPAPAPASLIIPTIKTETYTCDDFLAPSNEGSPASVPVNPSFMFGHKTPFFPLAGLVGPPGLKGSANLHAVSPHDDASTASSSVTMENSSNNYAKYCSADGPGGDDAFFAEFFNDYYGYQEKTGEGAPNQAALADKWITF; encoded by the exons ATGGGTAGAGCTCCGTGCTGTGACAAGACAAATGTGAAGAGGGGGCCATGGTCTCCAGAGGAAGACATGGCTCTCAAGAGCTATCTTGAGAGACATGGAACTGGTGGCAACTGGATCGCTTTGCCCCAGAAAGCAG GGTTGAAACGTTGCGGAAAAAGCTGTCGCTTGAGATGGCTCAATTACCTCAGGCCAGACATCAAACATGGAGGCTTTACCGAGGAAGAAGATAACATCATTTGCACTCTCTACAATAAAATAGGAAGCAG GTGGTCCGTCATAGCAACCCAATTGCCTGGAAGAACCGATAATGATGTCAAAAACTACTGGAACACCAAGttaaagaagaagatgatggcaGCACAAGCATCCCTCTACAGCAAcatcacctcctcctcctcctcctcctccgccaccaccaccaccaccaccaccaataCCAATCTCATTCATCAGACAGCTTCACCAGCACCAGCGCCTGCTTCTCTTATCATCCCAACCATCAAAACCGAGACCTACACCTGTGATGACTTCTTGGCTCCTTCAAACGAAGGCTCCCCCGCATCAGTTCCGGTAAACCCCAGCTTCATGTTTGGCCACAAGACACCATTTTTTCCACTTGCGGGGCTCGTCGGACCTCCCGGTCTCAAAGGGAGTGCCAACCTCCATGCCGTTTCACCGCATGATGATGCCTCCACGGCTTCCTCCTCGGTTACCATGGAGAACAGCAGCAACAACTATGCCAAGTACTGCTCGGCTGACGGGCCCGGCGGGGATGATGCCTTCTTCGCCGAATTCTTCAATGACTATTACGGTTATCAGGAGAAGACTGGGGAGGGCGCTCCCAATCAAGCTGCACTGGCCGACAAGTGGATCACTTTCTGA